From the Nocardiopsis changdeensis genome, one window contains:
- a CDS encoding CpaF family protein → MTPPDEFADRAAERFLDPGTDRVEAQWVAYVSAEAGRRISEETRGEDPDTPQEHRARADRVIANILDEAARAALAEGRPLLAPATEAAIAAASLAQVTGVGPLQPLLDDPEIENININGVDAWVRLADGSRRLHAGLFADTDDVIALVRRLAAESASGERRFDPGAPILDLQLPGGERLNAVMEVSRQPSVSIRRHRYTHSSLRRLEKLGTLDPALVSLFRAAVRARRNMVVTGGTGAGKTTLLRALASEIPPTERLVTIEDVFELGLDRDREAHPDCVALQARPANIEGVGEITIADLVRTALRMSPDRVIVGETRGSETVPLLNAMSQGNDGSLTTLHAAGSAGAFTKLGAYAAQSAERLPLEATASLVASAVHLVVHVSALPTGERRVTSVREVVGAEGQNVVSNEIYRYSPRQGRLAAAPPSPDTLDVLADHGFDPLSLQAETAGWGR, encoded by the coding sequence ATGACCCCGCCCGACGAGTTCGCGGACCGCGCCGCCGAGCGCTTCCTCGACCCCGGTACCGACCGGGTGGAGGCCCAGTGGGTCGCCTACGTGTCCGCCGAGGCGGGCCGCAGGATCAGTGAGGAGACCCGCGGCGAGGACCCGGACACCCCGCAGGAGCACCGCGCCCGCGCCGACCGGGTCATCGCCAACATCCTCGACGAGGCCGCCCGCGCAGCCCTGGCCGAGGGCCGCCCCCTGCTGGCCCCCGCCACCGAGGCCGCCATCGCCGCCGCCTCGCTCGCCCAGGTCACCGGTGTGGGGCCGCTCCAGCCCCTGCTCGACGACCCCGAGATCGAGAACATCAACATCAACGGCGTGGACGCCTGGGTGCGGCTCGCCGACGGCAGCCGCCGCCTGCACGCCGGGCTGTTCGCCGACACCGACGACGTCATCGCCCTGGTCCGCCGCCTGGCCGCCGAGTCGGCCAGCGGCGAGCGCCGCTTCGACCCCGGGGCGCCCATCCTCGACCTCCAGCTCCCCGGCGGGGAGCGCCTCAACGCGGTCATGGAGGTCTCCCGCCAGCCCTCGGTGTCGATCCGCCGCCACCGGTACACCCACTCGTCGCTGCGCCGGCTGGAGAAGCTCGGCACGCTCGACCCGGCCCTGGTCTCCCTCTTCCGGGCCGCCGTGCGCGCCCGCCGCAACATGGTCGTCACCGGGGGCACCGGCGCGGGCAAGACCACCCTGCTGCGCGCCCTGGCCTCGGAGATCCCCCCGACCGAGCGCCTGGTCACCATCGAGGACGTCTTCGAGCTCGGCCTGGACCGCGACCGCGAGGCCCACCCCGACTGCGTCGCCCTCCAGGCCCGCCCCGCCAACATCGAGGGCGTCGGCGAGATCACCATCGCCGACCTGGTCCGCACCGCGCTGCGCATGTCGCCCGACCGCGTCATCGTGGGGGAGACCCGCGGCAGCGAGACCGTCCCCCTGCTCAACGCCATGAGCCAGGGCAACGACGGCAGCCTCACTACCCTGCACGCGGCCGGCTCCGCCGGGGCGTTCACCAAGCTGGGCGCCTACGCCGCCCAGTCCGCCGAACGGCTGCCGCTGGAGGCGACCGCGTCGCTGGTGGCCTCCGCCGTCCACCTGGTCGTCCACGTCTCCGCGCTGCCCACCGGCGAACGCCGCGTCACCAGCGTGCGCGAGGTCGTGGGCGCGGAGGGGCAGAACGTGGTCTCCAACGAGATCTACCGCTACTCGCCGCGCCAGGGCCGCCTCGCCGCGGCCCCGCCCAGCCCGGACACCCTCGACGTGCTCGCCGACCACGGCTTCGACCCCCTCTCGCTCCAGGCGGAGACGGCGGGGTGGGGCCGGTGA
- a CDS encoding SAF domain-containing protein encodes MVETTTAPPPGAGRQTQQPPAVRLSGGGARRWRWLALALTLTTAGALSGVIALERLDDRTGVVVADTDLPAGHVLTMDDLRVSEMSVSSDLSFVDAARLEEVVGLTLTLPVVEGGVLPESALGADAAFPESDRALVGATLQPGRFPASLGAGASVSVVVSGGEQQEDGAPQAYLALVRTLVPDPGVEGAVNVELLVSSADAARIAAAASAGQVSLVQVHPRGGA; translated from the coding sequence GTGGTCGAGACGACGACGGCCCCGCCCCCCGGGGCGGGGCGGCAGACACAGCAGCCCCCCGCCGTGCGGCTCTCCGGCGGCGGCGCCCGGCGCTGGCGGTGGCTGGCGCTGGCCCTCACCCTGACGACGGCGGGCGCGCTCAGCGGCGTCATCGCCCTGGAACGCCTCGACGACCGCACCGGGGTGGTCGTCGCCGACACCGACCTCCCCGCGGGCCACGTCCTCACCATGGACGACCTGCGCGTCTCGGAGATGTCGGTGTCCTCCGACCTGTCCTTCGTGGACGCCGCCCGCCTGGAGGAGGTCGTGGGCCTGACCCTCACCCTCCCCGTGGTCGAGGGCGGGGTCCTGCCCGAGTCCGCCCTGGGCGCCGACGCCGCCTTCCCCGAGTCCGACCGGGCCCTGGTCGGCGCCACCCTCCAGCCCGGGCGCTTCCCCGCCTCCCTGGGCGCGGGCGCCAGCGTGTCCGTGGTCGTGAGCGGCGGCGAACAGCAGGAGGACGGCGCCCCCCAGGCCTACCTCGCCCTGGTCCGCACCCTCGTCCCCGACCCCGGGGTCGAGGGCGCCGTCAACGTCGAGCTGCTGGTCTCCTCCGCCGACGCCGCCCGCATCGCCGCGGCCGCCTCCGCCGGACAGGTCAGCCTCGTGCAGGTCCACCCGCGCGGAGGGGCGTGA
- a CDS encoding type II secretion system F family protein has protein sequence MGPVNTNTLLLATAGGVAGLGVFLLFVWAAPLVSERLRRGRSRPLPRPGRVAFATAAGVGAWLLTGWPVAGALAAAAVWWAPQVLGSDAEHKQQVEGVEAVAAWTEMLRDLMAGSSGLHQAVAATAPIAPEPLRGAVQRLADDMRRGREPRDALHTFARTVDNPTGDLVASALAMAATRHATDLGVLLGALAESARDQAAMLVKVSAGRARLRTSSRIIMGATLGMAAFMLLFNPEYLAPFDGLLGQIVLAAIGGIWATAVVWMTRMSRFSLGPRVLAPDPLKEAAL, from the coding sequence GTGGGGCCGGTGAACACGAACACGCTCCTGCTCGCCACCGCCGGGGGCGTCGCCGGACTCGGCGTCTTCCTCCTGTTCGTCTGGGCCGCCCCGCTGGTCTCCGAACGCCTCCGCCGGGGCCGGTCCCGGCCGCTCCCGCGCCCGGGCAGGGTCGCCTTCGCGACCGCCGCCGGCGTCGGCGCCTGGCTCCTGACCGGCTGGCCGGTGGCCGGGGCGCTGGCCGCCGCCGCGGTCTGGTGGGCCCCGCAGGTCCTGGGCAGCGACGCCGAACACAAGCAGCAGGTCGAGGGGGTCGAGGCGGTCGCCGCCTGGACCGAGATGCTGCGCGACCTCATGGCCGGGTCCTCCGGCCTGCACCAGGCGGTCGCCGCCACCGCGCCCATCGCCCCCGAACCGCTGCGCGGGGCCGTGCAGCGGCTGGCCGACGACATGCGCCGCGGCCGCGAGCCGCGCGACGCGCTCCACACCTTCGCCCGCACCGTCGACAACCCCACCGGCGACCTGGTCGCCTCCGCCCTGGCGATGGCCGCCACCCGGCACGCCACCGACCTCGGCGTCCTGCTCGGCGCCCTGGCCGAGTCCGCCCGCGACCAGGCCGCCATGCTGGTCAAAGTGTCGGCCGGCCGGGCGCGGCTGCGCACCTCCTCGCGCATCATCATGGGCGCGACGCTGGGGATGGCGGCGTTCATGCTCCTGTTCAACCCCGAGTACCTGGCCCCGTTCGACGGCCTGCTGGGCCAGATCGTCCTGGCGGCCATCGGCGGCATCTGGGCCACCGCCGTGGTGTGGATGACCCGGATGTCCCGTTTCTCCCTCGGGCCGCGCGTCCTGG